The following proteins are encoded in a genomic region of Hippocampus zosterae strain Florida chromosome 2, ASM2543408v3, whole genome shotgun sequence:
- the LOC127596275 gene encoding transcription elongation factor A protein 1, with protein sequence MTWRIPLAKERFATLISAYAPTLNAEQNIKEDFYRALDTILQQTPATDKLIVMGDFNARDIRDVLITRVMRGAECWTDHLMVRSKLLMNIQPRHPRTAPNKRLNCAALNNPTTRANLRRLLAENLDKIPEETDILKSTNSICMEAAVAKKHLWWIGHTIRMPDNRLPRQVFYGQLRGHTDCLSDLNRCDVTAGERLENADITKILYRLLESNSDGGVKQAGWQRLLMNRIPQGWKSTQSLYLPEVQIYVAGNLSCAPAEQEASYSSLAGEDPSDDATASLRSKCVQLLVSSLRPEPHDMDKATVLATQVEQHIRRIHKCNQVKYKACVRSKVANLKNPKNGHLHLGLMSGSLTPEAFARMSVEEMACAELQQMRAEYSSRGVSERQLPLRVEGTETRRLHCERCGSSDCRVTQVNRGALFLPAWVRRGSPDDQAMTFVTCSSCGQQWYHSGWVCL encoded by the exons ATGACATGGCGCATTCCCCTGGCAAAGGAACGCTTTGCCACACTCATCAGTGCCTATGCACCAACTCTGAATGCCGAGCAAAATATAAAGGAGGATTTCTACAGAGCTCTGGACACCATCCTGCAGCAAACACCGGCTACGGACAAGCTCATagtcatgggagatttcaatgctagg GACATACGGGATGTCCTCATCACCCGTGTCATGCGCGGAGCTGAGTGTTGGACTGACCATCTCATGGTCAGATCCAAACTCCTCATGAACATTCAACCCCGTCATCCAAGGACAGCTCCCAACAAAAGGCTCAACTGTGCAGCATTGAACAACCCCACCACCAGAGCCAACCTCCGGCGACTCCTTGCTGAAAACCTTGACAAGATCCCGGAGGAAACAG acatcctcaaaAGCACCAATTCCATCTGCATGGAAGCGGCCGTGGCGAAGAAACATCTTTGGTGGATCGGACACACCATTCGCATGCCAGACAACCGCCTGCCCCGCCAGGTCTTCTATGGCCAACTGAGAG GACATACTGACTGTCTCAGTGATCTTAACAGGTGTGACGTCACCGCAGGGGAGCGCCTTGAGAACGCGGATATCACCAAAATTCTCTACAGGCTCCTTGAAAGCAACTCTGATGGAGGTGTAAAGCAGGCAGGATGGCAGAGGCTTCTCATGAATAGAATTCCCCAGGGTTGGAAAAGTACTCAATCTCTGTACTTACCAGAAGTGCAGATTTATGTC GCAGGAAACTTGAGTTGTGCTCCTGCTGAGCAAGAGGCCTCTTACTCTTCATTGGCTGGGGAGGATCCCTCGGATGACGCCACCGCCTCTCTGAGATCCAAATGTGTTCAGCTCCTCGTCTCCTCACTCCGCCCTGAACCGCACGACATGGACAAGGCCACGGTGCTGGCCACACAGGTTGAGCAGCACATCCGCCGCATCCACAAATGCAATCAAGTCAAATACAAAGCCTGTGTGAGAAGTAAAGTAGCCAACTTGAAGAATCCTAAAAACGGACATCTGCACCTGGGCCTGATGAGTGGGTCCCTGACGCCGGAGGCCTTCGCCCGCATGTCAGTGGAAGAGATGGCCTGCGCCGAGCTCCAGCAAATGAGGGCAGAATACTCGTCTCGTGGAGTCAGCGAGCGGCAGCTTCCTCTCAGGGTCGAGGGGACTGAGACGCGGCGACTCCACTGCGAGCGCTGTGGCAGTTCAGACTGCAGGGTGACACAGGTGAACCGCGGGGCACTCTTCCTGCCAGCGTGGGTGCGGCGTGGAAGCCCTGATGACCAGGCAATGACCTTTGTGACATGCAGCAGCTGTGGGCAGCAGTGGTACCACAGCGGATGGGTATGcctgtga